From Cognatishimia activa, one genomic window encodes:
- a CDS encoding CoA-transferase, giving the protein MARKCITAAQAAELVGQNDTVVIHGSGGVLVPDTILKAVEARYLETQAPGNLKLVVPIIPGTRAEMNGMNRFAHKGMLREIMGTCFDPIRHPELIRMINDGEIEGYEASIGTIVHLCRAIGSNQPGHFTRAGLGSYLDPRDQGGRMNDRSDNLPVRVEEVAGQEYLFYPSFPIDVAIIRGSTADEAGNISFEDDPNTLGAVEYALAARASGGKVIVQVKRLARSGSLDPHKVRVPAALVDHIVVEPFQQQISGFKQDPLAGVDPFLNGQLRMPLDGLPPIPQTPMRMVLRRAALEMKRGQSINLGQGMPTNLPRVALEEGVLDDLSFNNEHGAFGGLTAEGYVGNFLPAVNVEAIMDSSFTFNYYDGGCLDMTYLGFGEVDQYGNINVNRFGKLWNGSGGFTNIVEKTPQVVFCGTLTAGGLQTEFVDGELKIVVEGRNKRFVPKVSHICFNGSRAHAKGQKALYITERAVFELGPNGIELIEVAPGIDIEMQIKPFVDFDLQVSEHLKLMPMDVFKDVPLNLSHRFEKTEAA; this is encoded by the coding sequence ATGGCCCGTAAATGTATAACCGCCGCGCAAGCCGCTGAACTGGTTGGTCAAAACGACACTGTTGTTATTCATGGTTCCGGTGGTGTTTTAGTGCCTGACACAATTTTAAAAGCTGTCGAAGCGCGTTATCTGGAAACACAGGCGCCCGGAAATTTGAAGCTTGTCGTGCCCATCATCCCAGGAACCCGTGCTGAGATGAATGGGATGAACCGATTTGCGCACAAGGGTATGTTGCGTGAAATTATGGGCACCTGTTTTGACCCCATTCGTCATCCTGAATTGATCCGCATGATCAATGACGGTGAAATCGAGGGTTATGAGGCGTCGATCGGCACAATTGTTCACCTTTGTCGTGCAATTGGGTCCAATCAACCAGGTCATTTCACTCGTGCCGGGCTGGGGTCTTATCTTGATCCACGAGATCAGGGTGGTCGGATGAACGACCGCTCAGACAATCTTCCTGTTCGCGTCGAAGAGGTCGCTGGTCAAGAATATTTGTTTTACCCGTCTTTCCCAATCGATGTCGCCATTATTCGGGGCAGCACGGCCGATGAAGCGGGTAATATCAGTTTTGAAGATGATCCGAACACGCTCGGAGCTGTGGAGTATGCACTGGCAGCGCGGGCGAGCGGAGGCAAAGTCATCGTTCAAGTGAAACGTCTGGCGCGATCTGGTAGTCTGGACCCGCACAAGGTGCGCGTCCCTGCGGCCTTAGTTGACCACATTGTGGTTGAACCTTTCCAACAGCAGATTTCCGGGTTCAAACAGGACCCGCTGGCCGGCGTCGACCCGTTCTTGAATGGTCAACTCCGCATGCCTTTGGACGGTTTGCCGCCAATTCCGCAAACGCCGATGCGTATGGTTCTGCGCCGCGCGGCCTTGGAAATGAAGCGGGGACAGTCAATCAATCTGGGGCAGGGCATGCCAACCAACTTGCCACGCGTTGCATTGGAAGAAGGGGTACTGGATGACCTGTCATTTAACAATGAACATGGTGCTTTCGGCGGTCTGACAGCCGAAGGATATGTTGGAAACTTCCTGCCTGCAGTCAACGTTGAGGCGATCATGGATTCCTCGTTCACGTTCAACTACTACGACGGTGGCTGTTTGGATATGACCTACCTCGGCTTTGGTGAGGTTGACCAATATGGCAACATCAACGTCAACCGCTTTGGCAAACTGTGGAATGGGTCTGGCGGGTTTACCAACATTGTCGAAAAGACCCCGCAGGTGGTGTTTTGTGGCACACTGACGGCGGGCGGGCTGCAGACCGAATTTGTGGACGGCGAGCTGAAGATCGTTGTCGAAGGCCGTAACAAACGGTTTGTGCCCAAGGTCAGCCATATCTGTTTCAACGGTTCGCGTGCGCACGCAAAAGGCCAAAAAGCGCTTTATATTACGGAGCGCGCCGTATTCGAGCTGGGGCCTAACGGGATCGAGCTGATTGAAGTCGCCCCAGGCATCGATATCGAAATGCAGATCAAGCCATTCGTGGATTTTGATCTTCAGGTTTCTGAACATCTGAAACTGATGCCAATGGATGTCTTTAAGGATGTGCCGCTTAACCTTTCGCACCGGTTCGAGAAAACGGAGGCTGCTTAA
- a CDS encoding enoyl-CoA hydratase/isomerase family protein: MEAPVFKTLLVEVREEVALVTLNRPWVLNAISTQCNREIISAIEWAEDNDEVKAVIFNGAGRAFCAGADVKEIREFKKESIRRYIELDFRTKNAVAECRKPTIAAIHSHCAGGGFELALACDIRFASEDALMSLPEVRLGAMPGSGGLQRLAPIVGLGVAKEMAFTGKPVTAERAERIGLVNRVTTAEVLEAEAFEFAKELTQINPIAIRCAKVALEPDPLPTRGQVGVFHQLFSTVIRDDPWYSNQTKKFGA; this comes from the coding sequence ATGGAGGCCCCGGTTTTTAAAACGCTTCTGGTTGAGGTGCGCGAGGAAGTCGCCCTTGTTACCCTAAACCGCCCTTGGGTCCTGAACGCGATTTCTACCCAGTGTAACCGAGAGATTATTTCGGCTATCGAATGGGCCGAGGACAATGACGAAGTTAAAGCGGTTATTTTTAACGGCGCGGGACGGGCTTTTTGCGCGGGCGCCGACGTTAAAGAAATCAGGGAATTCAAAAAGGAGTCCATTCGTCGATATATCGAGCTGGATTTTCGAACAAAGAACGCCGTCGCTGAATGTCGTAAGCCAACGATTGCTGCCATTCACAGCCATTGCGCTGGTGGCGGGTTCGAACTCGCGCTTGCTTGTGACATTCGGTTTGCAAGCGAGGATGCCTTGATGTCCTTGCCCGAAGTACGTCTGGGCGCGATGCCGGGTTCCGGTGGATTGCAGCGGTTGGCGCCAATTGTCGGTCTGGGCGTTGCAAAGGAAATGGCTTTTACCGGAAAGCCTGTCACTGCCGAACGTGCTGAGCGGATTGGTTTGGTCAATCGAGTAACGACGGCTGAGGTGTTGGAGGCTGAGGCTTTTGAATTTGCAAAAGAGCTGACCCAGATCAACCCGATCGCCATTCGCTGCGCAAAAGTGGCTTTGGAACCTGACCCACTGCCAACACGGGGTCAGGTTGGTGTATTCCATCAGCTATTTTCAACAGTTATCCGTGACGACCCTTGGTATTCAAATCAGACAAAGAAATTTGGAGCCTAA